A stretch of Paenibacillus mucilaginosus 3016 DNA encodes these proteins:
- the nadC gene encoding carboxylating nicotinate-nucleotide diphosphorylase — MYELTGSQLEQSLRLWLEEDIGMGDVTTMTTISADSTAKGIIHVKDAGIVAGLPVAQAVFAMVDPSLRFEAKAAEGQQVEYGTVLAEVTGSTRSILLGERLALNLLQRMSGIATRTRQYVDRLEGLPTRLVDTRKTTPGHRMLEKYAVRVGGGYNHRFGLYDAVMIKDNHIKGAGGIAKAIQAARAQIPHTMKIEVEVENFEQLEEALGARPDIVMLDNMSTEQMKQAVQRMKQEAPHIMIEASGSVTLDTLRGIAETGVDVISVGRLTYSVQALDISLDLNEQKEARP, encoded by the coding sequence ATGTATGAGCTGACGGGTTCCCAGCTGGAGCAGAGCCTCCGGCTGTGGCTGGAGGAAGACATCGGGATGGGCGACGTCACGACGATGACCACCATCTCCGCCGATTCAACGGCTAAAGGGATTATTCATGTGAAGGATGCCGGCATTGTGGCGGGCCTTCCGGTAGCCCAGGCGGTTTTCGCTATGGTTGACCCTTCGCTGCGCTTTGAAGCCAAAGCGGCCGAAGGCCAGCAGGTCGAATACGGTACGGTTCTGGCCGAGGTAACCGGCAGTACGCGCAGTATCCTGCTGGGGGAGCGTCTGGCGCTGAATCTGCTGCAGCGGATGTCGGGCATTGCGACGCGTACCCGCCAGTATGTGGACAGGCTGGAGGGGCTGCCTACCAGACTGGTGGATACCCGCAAGACGACACCGGGGCACCGGATGCTGGAGAAGTATGCGGTCCGGGTGGGCGGCGGATATAATCACCGCTTCGGCTTGTATGATGCCGTAATGATCAAGGACAATCATATCAAGGGGGCGGGTGGCATTGCGAAGGCGATCCAGGCTGCGCGTGCCCAAATCCCGCACACCATGAAGATTGAAGTGGAAGTCGAGAATTTTGAGCAGCTTGAAGAGGCACTCGGGGCCCGTCCGGATATCGTCATGCTGGATAACATGAGCACGGAGCAGATGAAGCAGGCTGTTCAGCGAATGAAACAGGAGGCGCCGCATATCATGATAGAAGCCTCGGGAAGCGTGACGCTCGATACGTTGCGCGGCATTGCCGAGACAGGTGTGGACGTGATCTCCGTAGGCCGGCTCACTTATTCCGTACAGGCGCTGGACATCTCTCTGGATCTCAATGAGCAGAAGGAGGCGCGTCCATGA
- the nadB gene encoding L-aspartate oxidase, whose translation MIPRYLVNFDVRDLPHVHTDVIVIGAGIAGLFTALKAAETKRVLMVTKKSLLDSNTRYAQGGIAAVISDEDSPAYHRQDTLIAGAGLCSSAAVDVLVHEGPSGVKDLIRMGTEFDMEDGRYALTQEGAHSQRRILHAQGDATGAEIVRALSEKAKGDPNIEVWDDHFVIDLITEGNECFGALVQKPDGQRVFVRANATVLCTGGAGQLYRYTTNPDIATGDGIAIAYRAGANIRDVEFVQFHPTALCYPGAPRFLISEAVRGEGAVLRNINGERFMERYHPQLELAPRDIVARAIVSEMEATKSTFVYIDFTHESEETVKNRFPTIYEVCLSHGLDLSSDWIPVAPAAHYMMGGVETDLYGETNVKRLFACGEVSSTGVHGANRLASNSLSEAIVFGRRIVERILDMPRSEVLPDVRETERATGSPIQPVVEKRLKLQKLMVRYAGLKRSAKGLQKGYDELKRHVSLFDSCLSKRQEFEFANLLICSLLTTQAALIREESRGGHYREDFPERDDLVWRKHTVFNRVNGITEGRNDDV comes from the coding sequence ATGATACCTCGTTATTTGGTGAATTTCGACGTGCGGGACCTTCCGCATGTACATACGGATGTCATTGTGATCGGCGCCGGCATCGCCGGTCTTTTTACCGCGCTGAAGGCGGCGGAGACCAAGCGGGTGCTCATGGTCACGAAGAAATCGCTGCTCGACAGCAATACGCGCTATGCCCAAGGGGGGATAGCGGCGGTCATCTCCGATGAGGATTCGCCTGCCTATCACCGCCAGGACACGCTGATCGCGGGGGCGGGTCTGTGCTCTTCGGCGGCTGTTGACGTATTGGTGCATGAAGGACCGAGCGGGGTCAAGGACCTGATCCGCATGGGCACCGAATTCGATATGGAGGACGGCCGCTATGCGTTAACCCAGGAGGGAGCGCACAGTCAGCGGCGTATTCTTCATGCACAGGGGGATGCGACCGGCGCGGAGATTGTTCGGGCACTCTCGGAGAAAGCCAAAGGGGACCCGAACATTGAAGTCTGGGATGATCATTTTGTCATTGATCTGATCACCGAAGGCAATGAATGCTTCGGTGCTCTGGTGCAGAAGCCGGACGGCCAGCGCGTCTTTGTCCGAGCGAACGCTACAGTGCTGTGCACAGGTGGTGCGGGACAGCTGTACCGTTACACAACGAATCCGGACATCGCCACGGGGGACGGGATTGCCATTGCTTACCGTGCCGGAGCCAATATTCGTGACGTCGAATTCGTGCAGTTTCATCCGACGGCCTTATGTTACCCGGGGGCGCCGCGCTTCCTGATCTCGGAAGCCGTCCGCGGCGAGGGTGCGGTGCTCCGCAATATCAATGGAGAGCGCTTCATGGAACGCTACCATCCGCAGCTGGAGCTGGCACCGCGGGATATCGTGGCCCGGGCCATTGTCAGCGAGATGGAAGCAACCAAATCGACGTTTGTGTATATCGACTTTACGCATGAATCGGAAGAAACGGTGAAGAACCGCTTCCCTACCATTTACGAAGTTTGCCTGAGCCATGGTCTCGACTTGTCCTCGGACTGGATTCCGGTGGCTCCTGCCGCTCATTATATGATGGGCGGGGTGGAGACGGATCTCTATGGGGAGACGAACGTGAAGCGCCTCTTTGCCTGCGGAGAAGTATCTTCCACAGGGGTTCATGGCGCGAACCGGCTGGCGAGCAATTCGCTTTCGGAGGCCATCGTATTCGGGCGCCGGATCGTAGAGCGGATTCTGGACATGCCCCGCAGCGAAGTGCTTCCGGACGTAAGGGAGACGGAGCGTGCAACGGGCAGCCCAATCCAGCCTGTCGTCGAGAAGAGATTGAAGCTGCAGAAGCTGATGGTCCGCTATGCGGGTCTCAAGCGCAGTGCCAAAGGGCTGCAGAAGGGGTATGACGAGCTGAAACGCCATGTATCTCTCTTCGACAGCTGCCTCTCCAAGCGACAGGAGTTCGAGTTCGCCAATCTGCTCATCTGCTCTCTGCTTACGACTCAGGCGGCTCTGATTAGAGAGGAAAGCCGCGGGGGACACTACCGGGAAGATTTCCCGGAACGAGACGATCTCGTCTGGCGCAAGCACACGGTGTTCAACCGGGTGAACGGTATAACGGAAGGACGGAATGACGATGTATGA